In Myxococcus stipitatus, the sequence GACGGACATGGAACCGCTGTCCCTGCATTTTGTTCACGAGGAAGCGGCGGCGCGCTTCATGGCCGTGGGCGGCCGCGAGGCCGTGGCCGCCTATGGCGCGGGCGAGGACGAATACCGGGCGGCCCGGGAGACCGTGGCGCTCCATGACGCCTCCTACCGTGAGTCCCTGCGCGTCACCGGCGAGGACCGGGCCTCCTTCCTACACGGAATGGTGACCCAGGAGGTGAAGAACCTCCCGGAGGGTCAGGCCGCGTACGCCGCCCTGGTGACGGTGAAGGGGGCCATGGTCGCGGATGCCCGCATCCTCAAGCGCGAGGCGGACCTGCTGCTGGACCTGGAGCCCGGCACCGGCGCCAAGGTGCGGGAGTTCCTGGAGAAATACCTCATCTCCGAGGACGCCGAGCTGCACGAGGCGACCGGGGAGCTGGGCCTGTTGCGGCTGCTCGGGCCCCGGACGGCGCAGGTGCTGTCCGCCGCCCTGGGCGCCCCCTTCGAGCCCCTGCCCCACCACGCCGCCCGTCAGGCGACCCTCGCGGGCCAGCCCGTGTGGCTGGTGGGCAGCACGGCCGTGGAGCCGCACGGCGTGGACGTCTGGGCGCCGCGCGCCGGCCTCGAGGCCGTCTGGAAGGCCCTG encodes:
- a CDS encoding YgfZ/GcvT domain-containing protein, which gives rise to MEPLSLHFVHEEAAARFMAVGGREAVAAYGAGEDEYRAARETVALHDASYRESLRVTGEDRASFLHGMVTQEVKNLPEGQAAYAALVTVKGAMVADARILKREADLLLDLEPGTGAKVREFLEKYLISEDAELHEATGELGLLRLLGPRTAQVLSAALGAPFEPLPHHAARQATLAGQPVWLVGSTAVEPHGVDVWAPRAGLEAVWKALTAAGAGAGLRPLGFEALELLRVEAGVPRYGQDMVDTTIPLEANLAGAISYNKGCYIGQEVIARATFRGHMNRKLTGLLLGDVDAAPGTELRRGEKKVGWLTSVVRSPTQGQRVALGYVHRDSLEPGTELTLAGGPATVKVAPLPFKG